In Bacillus sp. Cs-700, one genomic interval encodes:
- the galU gene encoding UTP--glucose-1-phosphate uridylyltransferase GalU produces the protein MRVRKAIIPAAGLGTRFLPATKAQPKEMLPIVDKPTIQYIVEEAVAAGIEDIIIVSGRGKRAIEDHFDKSYELEETLIKKQKEAMLKEVQQISNLANIHYIRQKEPKGLGHAINCASRFIGNEPFAVLLGDDIVKSEQPCIGQLMDSYNRYRTSIVGVQQVADEAVSKYGIIAPKGEQIDNGIIPIKSLVEKPSLEDAPSNYAILGRYILTPEIFSILENLPKGAGGEIQLTDAIKVLNEQQAVFAHEFEGQRYDVGDKFGFIKATVDFALTRPDLQKDVMNYLKQVVDQELTTKK, from the coding sequence ATGAGAGTAAGGAAGGCTATTATACCTGCCGCTGGTCTTGGAACAAGGTTCTTACCGGCAACTAAGGCACAGCCAAAAGAAATGCTACCAATCGTGGACAAGCCAACGATTCAATATATTGTAGAAGAAGCTGTTGCTGCTGGAATTGAAGATATTATCATCGTGAGCGGTCGCGGAAAGCGCGCAATTGAAGACCATTTTGACAAATCCTACGAGCTTGAAGAAACGCTTATTAAGAAGCAAAAAGAAGCGATGTTAAAAGAAGTTCAGCAAATATCTAATTTAGCTAACATTCATTATATACGTCAAAAAGAACCAAAAGGCCTTGGACATGCGATTAACTGCGCAAGTCGTTTTATCGGTAATGAGCCTTTCGCAGTTCTCCTTGGAGACGACATTGTCAAATCAGAGCAGCCATGTATTGGCCAGCTCATGGATAGCTACAACCGTTACCGTACTTCAATTGTAGGTGTTCAACAAGTTGCGGACGAAGCCGTATCAAAATACGGGATTATCGCTCCTAAAGGAGAACAAATCGACAATGGGATTATCCCCATTAAATCTCTTGTTGAGAAACCTTCCCTTGAAGACGCACCGTCTAATTATGCGATTTTAGGACGTTACATTCTCACTCCTGAAATATTCTCCATTCTTGAAAACCTACCTAAAGGCGCTGGTGGAGAAATTCAACTGACAGATGCGATTAAAGTATTGAATGAACAGCAAGCCGTTTTTGCTCATGAATTCGAAGGCCAGCGTTACGATGTTGGTGATAAATTTGGTTTCATTAAAGCAACCGTCGATTTTGCTCTAACACGTCCAGATCTTCAAAAAGATGTGATGAACTACCTAAAACAAGTAGTTGATCAAGAATTAACGACTAAAAAATAA
- a CDS encoding DUF4870 domain-containing protein: MEAGNNPEKMTPTPRKTSSGLEENVAGLLTYVLGFVTGIIFLLIEKENKFVRFHAMQSIVVFGAFFVISLVLNVVPVIGTIVSVLILPPLSLIVWIVLMVKAYQGNHYKLPIAGDFSEKQLAKMK, encoded by the coding sequence GTGGAGGCAGGGAATAATCCAGAAAAAATGACGCCAACCCCACGAAAAACTTCAAGCGGATTGGAGGAAAACGTCGCAGGACTGTTGACCTATGTGTTAGGATTTGTCACTGGAATTATTTTTTTGTTAATCGAAAAAGAAAACAAGTTCGTTCGCTTCCACGCCATGCAATCAATTGTTGTGTTCGGAGCATTCTTCGTTATAAGTCTTGTGTTAAATGTTGTTCCTGTTATTGGTACAATCGTTTCTGTTCTGATTTTACCTCCTCTTAGCTTAATTGTTTGGATTGTTTTAATGGTAAAAGCCTATCAGGGAAATCACTATAAGCTTCCAATCGCTGGCGACTTCTCGGAAAAGCAGTTAGCGAAAATGAAATAA
- a CDS encoding LuxR C-terminal-related transcriptional regulator has protein sequence MVLPDNPNHDQSQMKAFPFNITREKELASFSRLLDHSGSGILSVYGQPGTGKSELMTHYQKEATDRGVVFYLVNAQYSKAEPSAFLQLLLDQMGASNVYISPLEAIHMHIQHLEKQGIRFVIAIDSYERFEKLDEWFRQSFLPSLPSSSILIFSGRKQLNSSWRASIWYPFITTIELNGFSMGQFDSVFQTLDPELIQLAWQFSSGNPYALSLCVQKLNETQEWNESDEQKIYRTVVKEWLSELEDDHLLPYIEVASIGRYIQQEKLEVMLNQSISRKDFEALISLSFFEETEAGWQLNTLFQRAMRDDLKRRKPFYYHQLWKRALLYCRSFFNHDRIVDSTEISEFFYLLGEPMMRASLFDHETLSTYTMTSASQDDWSEILPYLEENALVKKDLNASFVNDQSEHTFQYFISKNNNQESAFMTKEMIESVGIHHVKLLRQRDGIVNGIAFLLPIQSNSLRKLQSSPVTRSYFKRISPAEEKRILSQDTPSGWVIRYLGVKNPKQMEDRKALLYHLLPLVLTEGILVASTPLPFYQDLLEQFRFNEIPEAMHFDYGPDRPSKTYELDLRNARLSHYLETFANALGVNLSETPQHRFQFTAREQEVVSLVIQGYSNAKLAQTLSLSEVTIKKHLSRIYEKTGVKNRTQLTRVMLERK, from the coding sequence ATGGTCCTTCCAGATAACCCCAATCATGATCAAAGTCAGATGAAGGCTTTTCCATTTAATATTACGAGAGAAAAAGAATTAGCTAGCTTCTCTCGCCTACTAGACCATAGTGGAAGTGGTATTCTTTCAGTCTATGGCCAACCAGGTACCGGGAAAAGCGAATTAATGACTCACTATCAAAAAGAAGCTACGGATCGTGGCGTCGTTTTTTATCTTGTTAATGCGCAATATTCAAAAGCAGAGCCATCTGCTTTTCTTCAACTATTGCTTGACCAGATGGGCGCCTCCAACGTATACATTTCACCACTTGAAGCCATTCATATGCACATCCAACATCTAGAGAAACAAGGAATTCGCTTTGTCATTGCGATTGATTCCTACGAACGATTTGAAAAGTTAGATGAATGGTTTAGACAGTCCTTTCTTCCTTCGCTACCATCTTCCAGCATTCTCATTTTCAGCGGTCGTAAGCAGCTTAATTCATCCTGGAGAGCGTCAATCTGGTATCCCTTTATCACAACGATTGAGTTAAATGGATTTAGTATGGGCCAATTCGATTCGGTGTTCCAAACATTGGATCCGGAGCTCATACAGCTAGCCTGGCAATTTTCAAGCGGTAATCCTTATGCCTTATCGCTCTGTGTGCAGAAATTAAATGAAACACAAGAGTGGAATGAAAGCGATGAACAAAAAATTTATCGTACCGTTGTAAAGGAATGGCTTAGTGAACTTGAAGATGATCACCTCCTTCCTTACATAGAGGTGGCATCAATCGGTCGCTACATTCAGCAGGAAAAACTTGAGGTAATGCTTAATCAATCGATATCACGAAAAGATTTTGAAGCGCTCATCTCTCTTTCCTTTTTTGAAGAAACGGAGGCCGGCTGGCAGTTAAATACACTTTTCCAACGCGCCATGCGAGATGACCTCAAAAGAAGAAAGCCCTTTTATTATCATCAGCTCTGGAAGCGCGCTTTGCTTTATTGTCGTTCCTTTTTCAATCATGATCGAATAGTGGATTCTACGGAAATTAGTGAGTTTTTTTATTTGCTAGGTGAACCGATGATGCGAGCCTCATTATTTGATCATGAAACGTTATCAACGTACACGATGACTTCAGCGAGTCAAGATGACTGGAGTGAGATCCTTCCTTATTTAGAAGAGAATGCTCTTGTCAAAAAAGACTTGAATGCTTCGTTTGTGAATGATCAAAGTGAGCATACGTTCCAATACTTCATTTCTAAAAATAACAACCAGGAATCGGCTTTTATGACAAAAGAAATGATTGAGTCCGTAGGTATTCACCACGTGAAGCTGCTTCGACAAAGGGATGGAATCGTCAATGGAATTGCTTTCTTGCTGCCCATTCAGTCAAACTCGCTTAGAAAATTGCAAAGCAGTCCTGTGACAAGAAGTTATTTTAAGAGGATCTCTCCCGCTGAAGAAAAGCGCATTCTTTCACAAGATACACCATCCGGTTGGGTGATTCGATACTTAGGCGTGAAAAACCCCAAACAGATGGAAGATCGAAAAGCACTTCTTTACCACCTTCTTCCGCTTGTGTTAACTGAGGGGATTCTCGTTGCTTCAACGCCCCTTCCTTTTTATCAAGATTTATTAGAACAGTTTCGATTTAATGAAATTCCAGAAGCGATGCATTTTGATTATGGCCCTGATCGACCTTCTAAAACATATGAGCTTGATTTACGAAATGCTCGGCTCTCTCACTATCTTGAAACGTTCGCAAATGCTCTTGGTGTTAATCTATCTGAAACGCCGCAACACCGCTTTCAATTCACTGCTCGTGAGCAGGAAGTAGTTTCACTTGTGATACAAGGATATTCTAATGCCAAGCTAGCACAGACTCTTTCTTTAAGCGAAGTGACAATTAAAAAACATCTTAGCCGTATTTATGAGAAAACCGGTGTAAAAAACCGGACTCAGCTTACGCGAGTGATGCTTGAAAGAAAATAA
- a CDS encoding histidine phosphatase family protein, producing MKQTEIYLVRHAHSTYSPDEYGRGLSSNGQHDQKLVTDQMTEKHVDIILSSPYKRAIQTVEGIALQHNKDIQLIEAFKERTLAGKSVENFQEAIETVWLNESYAHPGGESNEEARNRGIDALKDVLKTYEGKSIVIGTHGNLLALIMRHFNQKYDITFWRSLDMPDVYCLTFEEETLVNIERIWERAN from the coding sequence ATGAAGCAAACAGAGATCTATCTCGTTCGTCATGCGCACTCGACCTACTCACCAGATGAGTATGGTCGTGGATTATCGTCCAATGGCCAACACGACCAGAAATTGGTCACGGACCAGATGACTGAAAAGCACGTCGACATCATTCTTTCTAGTCCATATAAGCGAGCGATTCAAACAGTTGAAGGCATCGCTCTACAGCACAATAAGGATATTCAACTGATTGAAGCATTTAAAGAAAGAACGCTCGCCGGAAAGTCGGTTGAAAATTTCCAGGAAGCAATAGAAACCGTTTGGCTTAATGAATCCTATGCACACCCAGGTGGTGAATCAAACGAAGAAGCGCGTAATCGCGGCATTGATGCACTGAAGGATGTGCTAAAAACATATGAAGGAAAAAGCATCGTCATTGGAACTCATGGAAATTTGCTTGCGTTAATCATGAGACATTTCAATCAGAAGTACGATATCACCTTTTGGCGTAGTCTGGATATGCCTGATGTGTATTGCCTGACATTTGAAGAAGAAACCTTGGTAAACATCGAAAGAATATGGGAGAGAGCAAACTAA
- a CDS encoding L-cystine transporter: MDTFLVIVNIAILLVLIGVLIKMQQKHVSFSKRVFAGLGFGVALGVYLQIAFGASSEIVSQTSDWYSIVGSGYVRLLMMIVIPLVMVSIIQSITNLEKTSELGKMSGWIIGILVSTAMVAAIVGVGSSLVFDLNAEQIEAGQAEQDRGSYLEETLGSVKDMSTPDKILAFIPANPFEDMTGARPTSTIAVVIFSAIVGVAALGVRRKNPEQAAVFTKGVNAVYAIVMRIVTLVLRLTPFGIMGLMATTVAQTNVAGILELGKFVLASYLALLVMFIIHLILIATGGLNPLTYLKKVLPVLTFAFTSRSSAGTIPLNISAQKNSLGVDEGTANMSASFGATIGQNGCAGIYPAMLAVMIAPTVGIDPLSPGFLIQLVLIVGISSFGVAGVGGGATFAALIVLSSMNLPVYLAGLLISVEPLIDMGRTALNVNGAMTSGTLTSRILGKFNHDKFNDSKAIEKDIAV; encoded by the coding sequence GTGGATACATTTTTAGTTATTGTGAATATTGCTATTTTACTTGTTCTTATTGGTGTATTAATTAAGATGCAGCAGAAGCATGTATCTTTTAGTAAGCGGGTTTTTGCCGGATTAGGTTTCGGTGTAGCGCTTGGGGTTTACTTACAAATTGCGTTTGGTGCTAGTTCGGAGATTGTTAGTCAAACATCCGATTGGTATAGCATTGTAGGAAGCGGATACGTTCGCTTGCTCATGATGATTGTTATTCCACTCGTTATGGTTTCGATCATTCAATCGATTACAAATCTTGAGAAGACGTCAGAGCTTGGAAAGATGTCAGGTTGGATCATTGGTATTCTTGTTTCCACTGCAATGGTTGCGGCAATTGTGGGCGTCGGAAGTTCACTTGTTTTTGACTTAAATGCCGAGCAAATTGAAGCAGGTCAGGCAGAGCAGGACCGAGGAAGTTACCTAGAAGAAACGCTTGGTAGCGTGAAGGATATGAGTACTCCAGATAAGATTCTTGCTTTCATTCCAGCCAATCCGTTTGAAGATATGACTGGAGCTCGCCCAACTTCAACGATTGCGGTCGTTATTTTCTCAGCAATTGTAGGGGTTGCGGCGCTTGGCGTACGACGGAAAAATCCTGAGCAAGCGGCCGTTTTCACGAAGGGTGTTAATGCGGTTTATGCAATCGTGATGCGTATCGTTACGCTTGTTCTCCGTTTAACTCCTTTTGGAATTATGGGCTTAATGGCAACAACAGTAGCTCAGACGAACGTAGCTGGAATTCTTGAACTTGGAAAATTCGTTCTCGCATCATATCTCGCCTTACTTGTGATGTTTATCATTCATTTAATTTTGATTGCAACTGGTGGATTAAATCCACTTACGTATTTGAAAAAGGTTCTACCTGTTCTTACATTTGCTTTTACATCACGCTCAAGCGCAGGGACAATTCCGTTGAATATTTCTGCACAGAAAAATAGCCTTGGTGTTGATGAAGGTACAGCGAACATGTCAGCTTCGTTTGGCGCTACGATCGGTCAAAATGGTTGCGCAGGCATTTATCCTGCGATGCTCGCAGTGATGATCGCGCCAACAGTTGGCATCGATCCGCTTAGCCCAGGATTTTTAATTCAGCTTGTGCTTATCGTAGGCATTAGTTCATTTGGCGTCGCTGGTGTTGGCGGCGGAGCTACTTTTGCAGCATTGATCGTCCTTTCTTCAATGAACTTACCTGTTTACTTAGCAGGACTTCTTATTTCTGTGGAGCCTCTCATTGATATGGGACGTACGGCTCTTAACGTAAACGGTGCAATGACATCAGGAACGCTCACTTCCCGTATTCTTGGGAAATTTAATCATGATAAATTTAACGATTCGAAGGCAATTGAAAAAGATATTGCTGTATAA
- a CDS encoding iron-containing alcohol dehydrogenase family protein, which yields MESIQVRATPGHYECRSGVLQELPRLLQEGRFEKVFILSGHRSWEAAQEYFPDLSDFHTAYSTYNGECSETEIARQAELASIHEADLILGVGGGKVLDVAKAVGHEMNKDVALVPTLASTCAATTPLSVKYSDEGEFITYTIFPRSTYLVLVEPEILLQSPIAYLRAGIGDTLAKWYEARVLIEGLPSTPVSVQLAYEVAKSCRDVLVKDGEQAVKDQQKGHLSDAFIRVVETNLLSGGMVGGLGDRYGRIAGAHSIHNGLTHVTEAHSFLHGEKVAYGILVQLVLEGEWAEVRGLFSFYEQIGLPLSLESLGVASANVESVGDVIAEYATKEGESIHFPTASPVSKSDVIEAILGLEALQLTLS from the coding sequence TTGGAATCGATACAAGTAAGAGCAACCCCTGGGCACTATGAATGTCGATCGGGCGTGCTTCAAGAGTTACCTCGGCTTCTTCAAGAAGGACGGTTTGAGAAGGTATTTATTCTTTCAGGGCATCGCTCCTGGGAGGCGGCTCAAGAATATTTCCCAGATTTATCTGATTTTCATACAGCGTACTCTACATACAATGGCGAATGTTCTGAAACAGAAATTGCAAGACAAGCTGAATTAGCAAGCATTCACGAGGCTGATTTGATTTTAGGTGTCGGGGGCGGAAAAGTTCTCGATGTCGCCAAAGCTGTTGGTCACGAAATGAATAAAGACGTAGCACTCGTGCCAACGCTTGCTTCTACTTGCGCGGCGACAACACCACTTAGCGTGAAGTATTCAGATGAAGGTGAATTTATTACGTATACTATTTTTCCCAGAAGTACATATCTTGTTCTTGTAGAGCCTGAAATTCTTTTGCAATCGCCAATCGCTTATTTACGAGCGGGAATTGGTGACACGCTTGCCAAATGGTATGAAGCGAGAGTGTTAATTGAAGGGCTACCTTCAACGCCTGTTTCTGTACAATTAGCATACGAGGTTGCTAAAAGCTGCCGCGATGTACTTGTGAAGGATGGTGAACAAGCGGTTAAAGATCAGCAAAAAGGTCATTTGAGCGATGCGTTTATCCGCGTCGTTGAAACGAATCTTTTATCAGGAGGAATGGTAGGCGGCCTTGGTGATCGCTATGGACGAATTGCTGGAGCACATTCGATTCATAATGGGCTAACGCATGTTACAGAAGCACATTCCTTTCTTCATGGAGAAAAGGTTGCATATGGTATTTTAGTACAGCTTGTCCTAGAAGGGGAGTGGGCGGAAGTAAGAGGATTGTTTTCTTTCTATGAGCAAATTGGTTTGCCGCTCTCATTAGAGTCACTGGGGGTTGCATCAGCAAATGTGGAAAGCGTCGGTGATGTGATTGCTGAATACGCGACGAAAGAAGGAGAGTCGATTCACTTTCCAACAGCTTCACCTGTTTCGAAAAGTGATGTTATTGAAGCGATCCTGGGATTAGAAGCTTTGCAACTGACGTTAAGCTGA
- a CDS encoding alpha-hydroxy acid oxidase has translation METITETTFPVQYEQLEKLAQRKLPNDVFDYVQSGAGVEETLRANRQAFEQWKIVPRFLTDVSHLSTQVKVNGTEIAAPILLAPIGMQGIVHEQGELATARAAAKENLPFVSSTVSSYSMEEIASETRGVRWFQLYYPNDPAIAKSLVERAETAGYSAIVITVDMAMLGYRERDRTNRYSPFLLGKGVANYEADPVFNERVSRSENASFLDEMKKVFYKPSLCWEDIAYLRSITSLPIYLKGILSAEDARTAAEFGIEGIVVSNHGGRQLDGCIASLDALSSIKKEVGDELTILFDSGIRRGADIVKALALGADAVFVGRPYLYGLAVNGEVGIQQVLRQLKEDFFISLSLAGVSSLKELNKEWIQQA, from the coding sequence ATGGAAACAATAACTGAAACAACTTTTCCTGTTCAGTATGAGCAGCTGGAAAAATTGGCGCAAAGAAAATTACCCAATGACGTTTTTGATTATGTGCAAAGTGGCGCTGGAGTTGAGGAAACGCTTCGGGCGAATCGACAGGCGTTTGAACAGTGGAAGATCGTCCCTCGTTTTTTAACAGATGTGTCGCATCTTTCAACACAAGTGAAGGTGAATGGAACTGAAATTGCGGCACCGATTTTACTTGCGCCGATTGGGATGCAGGGGATAGTTCATGAACAGGGGGAGCTTGCGACAGCTCGGGCTGCTGCGAAAGAAAATCTCCCGTTTGTATCAAGCACCGTATCTTCTTATTCAATGGAAGAGATTGCATCAGAAACTCGTGGCGTTAGGTGGTTTCAATTGTACTATCCGAATGATCCTGCTATCGCTAAAAGTTTGGTAGAGCGAGCCGAGACGGCAGGATACTCTGCCATTGTTATCACGGTAGATATGGCGATGCTTGGCTATCGTGAGCGCGATCGCACCAATCGTTATTCTCCTTTTCTTCTTGGTAAGGGAGTTGCAAACTATGAAGCTGATCCCGTGTTCAACGAACGAGTGAGCCGGTCGGAGAATGCTTCTTTTTTAGATGAAATGAAAAAGGTTTTCTATAAACCTTCTCTCTGTTGGGAGGACATTGCATATTTGAGAAGCATTACGTCGCTTCCCATCTATTTAAAAGGAATATTGAGTGCAGAGGATGCCCGGACAGCTGCAGAATTTGGCATCGAAGGGATTGTTGTTTCCAATCACGGAGGGCGTCAGCTAGATGGCTGTATTGCCTCTCTTGATGCTCTTTCTTCTATTAAAAAGGAAGTCGGTGATGAGCTGACGATCTTGTTTGATAGTGGGATTCGACGTGGAGCTGACATTGTTAAGGCGCTTGCGCTTGGGGCTGACGCTGTCTTTGTTGGCCGTCCTTATCTTTATGGACTCGCGGTAAATGGAGAAGTAGGGATCCAACAAGTGTTAAGACAGCTTAAAGAAGATTTCTTTATCTCATTATCGTTAGCGGGAGTTTCTTCATTAAAAGAATTAAACAAAGAATGGATTCAGCAAGCTTAG
- a CDS encoding methionine ABC transporter permease: MSAKVSEFLDLWGADIWSAIIETFQMVGISLLISVLIGLPLGVLLVLTRPEKALENKVLFRLLNAVINVIRSIPFIILLFFILPFTKMIAGTTIGVKGVIVPLVVFTAPYIARLMESALLEVDRGVVEAYEAMGVKTRHIIWHVLVRESRSSIVLGLTIATIGLIGATAMAGLVGAGGLGDLAYRYGHLRYEVDVMYVTVFLLIVLVQGLQSFGNILSARLKKD; this comes from the coding sequence ATGTCAGCTAAAGTTTCGGAATTCCTCGACCTTTGGGGAGCAGATATTTGGAGTGCCATTATAGAAACGTTTCAGATGGTTGGGATTTCCCTCCTGATCTCGGTATTAATTGGGCTTCCGCTAGGTGTGTTACTCGTTTTAACACGCCCTGAAAAAGCACTTGAAAACAAGGTTCTTTTCCGTTTACTAAATGCGGTTATTAATGTAATCAGGTCGATTCCATTCATTATTCTACTCTTTTTCATTTTACCTTTTACGAAAATGATCGCAGGTACAACAATCGGTGTAAAAGGCGTGATTGTGCCGCTCGTTGTTTTTACAGCTCCATACATTGCGAGGCTGATGGAATCTGCTTTACTTGAAGTAGATCGCGGAGTTGTTGAAGCGTATGAAGCGATGGGTGTCAAAACGAGACACATTATTTGGCACGTTCTAGTTAGAGAATCGCGATCCTCGATTGTGCTCGGGTTAACGATTGCTACGATCGGACTCATTGGGGCAACGGCCATGGCTGGACTTGTTGGCGCAGGTGGACTTGGAGACCTTGCTTACCGCTATGGGCATTTGCGGTATGAAGTTGATGTGATGTACGTGACGGTCTTTCTGCTCATTGTCCTTGTTCAGGGGCTTCAGTCGTTTGGTAACATTCTTTCTGCTCGTTTGAAAAAAGATTAA
- a CDS encoding methionine ABC transporter ATP-binding protein has translation MIRLENITKTYKSGETVTKAVDDVSLQVEKGSIYGVIGYSGAGKSTLVRMVNLLERPTDGKVFINDVELTSLSTGKLQKTRQRIGMIFQSFNLLKTGTVHQNIAIPLKLTGVPKKEIENRVDKYLKIVGLSDKRDAYPSQLSGGQKQRVAIARALAHEPEVLLCDEATSALDPDTTESILALLEQINRDFGITILLITHEMNVVQKICHEVAVMENGKVIEQGRVVDIFSQPETSTAKRFVQSLFQDELPESLVTRLKESGQIVNLSFIGERSGSPALAHVSKKFDVYPSILAGNITQLKDQPFGRLVVHLEGNADEADRAVAFLEESGVVVEGYVQEVEAHVS, from the coding sequence ATGATTCGATTAGAAAACATAACAAAAACGTATAAAAGTGGTGAGACGGTAACAAAGGCCGTCGACGATGTTTCTCTACAGGTTGAAAAAGGAAGCATCTATGGCGTCATTGGTTACAGTGGTGCTGGAAAAAGTACGCTTGTCCGCATGGTCAATCTTTTGGAGAGACCGACGGATGGAAAAGTATTTATCAATGATGTTGAGCTCACTTCTTTATCAACTGGTAAGCTTCAAAAAACGCGGCAGCGGATTGGCATGATCTTTCAATCGTTTAACTTGTTAAAAACAGGTACGGTTCACCAGAACATTGCAATTCCGCTAAAGTTAACAGGCGTGCCGAAAAAAGAAATAGAGAATCGCGTGGATAAATATTTAAAGATTGTTGGGTTATCGGATAAGCGCGATGCTTATCCTTCTCAGCTCTCTGGAGGTCAGAAACAACGTGTTGCGATTGCGCGTGCACTTGCTCATGAACCTGAAGTGCTTCTATGTGACGAGGCGACAAGCGCGCTTGATCCTGATACAACCGAGTCCATTTTAGCGCTATTGGAACAAATTAATCGTGATTTTGGGATTACGATTTTACTAATTACGCATGAAATGAATGTGGTGCAAAAAATTTGTCATGAAGTCGCTGTGATGGAGAATGGAAAAGTGATTGAACAAGGCAGAGTGGTTGATATCTTTAGTCAACCTGAGACATCCACGGCAAAACGGTTTGTCCAGTCGCTTTTCCAAGATGAGCTTCCAGAGTCGCTCGTTACCCGTTTAAAAGAAAGCGGTCAGATCGTGAACCTTTCCTTTATTGGCGAGCGTTCAGGAAGTCCGGCGCTTGCGCATGTTAGTAAAAAGTTCGATGTGTATCCGTCCATTTTAGCTGGGAATATTACGCAGCTAAAGGATCAGCCGTTTGGCAGACTTGTCGTCCATTTGGAAGGTAATGCAGATGAAGCGGATCGAGCTGTCGCCTTTTTAGAAGAAAGCGGTGTTGTCGTCGAAGGATATGTACAGGAGGTGGAAGCACATGTCAGCTAA
- a CDS encoding MetQ/NlpA family ABC transporter substrate-binding protein, which produces MKKSFYLLGALLLVFLAACSGNEASGGSEEEGPLKVGVTAGPHEDVMNKVKEVAAEDGFEIEVIAFNDYVMPNTALDEGELDANVFQTEPYLNDFVQERGLDLTKVASTINFPMGIYSDQYKSLDELKDGDKVGLPNHSTGEPRALQLFEKAGLIELKEGVGVEATIKDIEKNPLNLEFIPLEASQIPRQLEELAIAAINTNYAMESGRVPKEDSLEMEADDSPWVNVIATKEENTEDERIQKLVDYYHTDEVKDFVQEEFAKSVVPSW; this is translated from the coding sequence ATGAAGAAATCATTCTATTTACTAGGAGCACTACTATTAGTCTTTTTGGCAGCTTGTTCAGGAAACGAGGCGTCAGGGGGTTCTGAAGAAGAGGGTCCACTGAAGGTTGGCGTAACGGCCGGGCCACATGAAGATGTGATGAATAAAGTAAAGGAAGTGGCAGCGGAAGATGGATTTGAGATCGAAGTGATCGCATTTAATGATTACGTGATGCCGAACACGGCGCTTGATGAAGGGGAACTTGATGCGAACGTGTTTCAAACAGAACCGTACTTAAATGATTTCGTGCAAGAAAGAGGCTTAGATCTTACAAAAGTTGCGTCCACGATTAATTTTCCAATGGGGATTTATTCGGATCAATATAAAAGCCTTGATGAATTGAAAGATGGAGATAAAGTTGGTTTACCAAACCATTCAACTGGAGAGCCAAGAGCATTACAACTCTTTGAGAAAGCTGGTCTTATTGAATTAAAAGAAGGCGTTGGAGTAGAAGCAACGATTAAGGATATTGAAAAGAACCCATTAAATCTAGAATTCATTCCATTGGAAGCTTCTCAAATTCCTAGACAGTTGGAAGAGCTTGCGATCGCGGCAATTAATACAAACTACGCGATGGAAAGCGGACGCGTTCCGAAAGAAGATTCACTTGAGATGGAGGCTGATGATTCCCCGTGGGTAAATGTGATCGCGACGAAAGAAGAGAATACAGAAGATGAACGTATTCAAAAATTAGTGGACTACTATCATACGGATGAAGTGAAAGATTTTGTTCAAGAAGAATTTGCAAAGTCTGTAGTTCCATCCTGGTAA